The genomic interval ATTTGTAACCGCGTCCTTCAGCGGCGCCGTCATCGGGAATTTCAGATTCACGTTCTTGGGCGGGATCGGAGTCATGAACCATTTGGCGTAGAGCTCGCCGAACTCCTTGCCCTGCATCATCGCAACCAGCGTCCTGTCGACCAGCTCCTTGAACTCCGGATCGTCCTTGCGGATGATGAGCCCATACGGCTCGGTACGCAGGCTGTCGTCGATGATGCGCCAGTCGTCGGGTTTGGCGCTGTTGGCAATGAGGCTGGCAAGCAGGATGTCGTCCATCACGAAGGCTTCGCTGCGGCCCGTGGTCAGCGCGAGGAACGATGCGGCGTGATCAGCGGACAGGACGTTCTTGGTCTGGAACTTCTTCTCCTGGGCGCGAGAGGCCAGCAGCGCAATCGACGTCGAGCCTGTGGTCAGCGACACCGGCTTCTCGTTCAGATCCTCGAACGCCTTGATCGGCGCGTCCTTACGCACGACGGCGCGAATGCTCGACACGAAGATCGTGTCACTGAAGGCTACCACCTTTTGCCGCTCCAGCGTGTTGGTCGCCGGACCACAGACGATGTCGATGGTGCCGTTCTGGATGAGCGGGATCTGCGTGCTGAGCTGGATCGGCTGGAGCTTGGTCTGGATCGACGGCAGCTTGAGTTCAACTTTCACGGCGTCGACGATCCTGGTGCAGAGGTCCATCGCGAACCCGATCGGCTTTTGATTGTCGTCGAGATAGGAGAACGGCACCGAAACGTCGCGATGCCCGAGCCGGATTTCACCGGTCTCCTTGATTTTGGCCAACGTCCCACCGGGTGATTGGGCCTGCACGGGGGCGACAAGGACGGTCGCAGCGACAAGCGAATAAAACAATCCTTTCATAGCCTTACTCCTGCTTAGCCAACCCGGGACGATCATTTGGATACGATCACGCAAGATTTTATACACTCGTGTTGCATAATCGGCAAATTGATTTTATACAATACCATCGCAGGCAAACGTCGTGCGTCTCGTCCTCGAGAGGAAGCCAATGGGAGTCGGGATAGCTGCCAAGATCCGAAGCACCGGAGGTCACGGATCGACGCCGGATTCGGTACGCGACGCGCTGAGACTCGCGATCAGCTCGGGCGAACTAGCCCCCGGGCTACAGCTTCGCCAGGACGAACTCGCCGAGCGCTTCGGAACGAGCCGCATTCCCGTGAGGGAGGCGCTCCGCCAGTTGGAGGCCGAGGGTTTCGTGACCTTCCTGCCCAATCGCGGCGCAGTCGTCTCGGACATGTCGATCGACGAGGTGATCGAGCTGCTTGAAATCCGCATCGCGCTCGAATGTCATGCGTTGCGGCTCGCAATTCCCGCCATGAGCGAGATCGATCTCGACGAGGCCCGGAAACTCCTCAGCTCTTACGACAAGGCGCCGGATCCCGAACAATGGGGCACATTCAACTGGCGCTTCCACAAGATGCTCTATGCGCCGTGCAATAGCCCTCGCCTGCTTGCAATGATCGACGCGAACTATGGGCATGTCAGCCGGTTCACGCGGGCCCTCGTGTCCCGCGCGACCGGCAAGGAACGGCCGCAGCGCGAGCATTACCAATTGCTCGAATTCAGTCGCGACGGCGAGGTCGAAAAGGCCGTCCGGCTGCTGCGCGATCATATCGTGCAGACGCAAAAGACGCTGAGATCCGCGCAACGTCACGCCTTGCGTGGGACGGAAGGCTGATCGGTCGACCGCATTCAAACATATGAATAATCGCCAGTAGGAGAGTGCGCGTGAAGGCGAACGACGTCGAGATATTGGTCATCGGTGCCGGCATCGCCGGCATCGCCACAGCCTATTTCCTTGCGGTGGAGCAGAAGCGCTCGCGCCTTCTGATCGTGGACGAAGGGCAGCCGATGGCGCTCACCTCGGCGCAGTCGGGCGAGAACTATCGCAATTGGTGGCCGCATCCGACGATGGCGGCGTTCACCGACCACAGCACCGACCTCATGGAAGACATCGCGCGCCGCACCGACAACCGCTTCAACATGACACGGCGCGGGTATTTTCTCGCAACGCGCGACGAGAAGCCGGAGGAATTGTTGCAGCAATTGTTTGCCGGCTACGGGGCGTCTGCATCCAGGCTGATCCGGATGCATGAAGGCTCCGGCAAAGGCTATTCGCCGCCGACGTCTGCGGATTGGCAGACCGCGCCGGATGGCGTCGACGTGCTGCTCGGCCGCGAGCTGATCCAGAAATACTATCCGATGTTCGACAAGGAGGTCGCCACAGGACTGCACATCCGCCGGGCCGGCGATATCAGCGGGCAGCAACTCGGTCAGTACATGCTCGAGACCATGCGTCCGCTCGGCGTTCGGTTCCAACAGGCGAAGGTCTTGGGCATCGCCAAGACCGATCGATTTGCGGTCGACATCATCGACGGTGGCACACGTCAGACCGTCAAGGCCGACATCATCGTCAACGCGGCAGGGCCTTTTGCAGCTCACGTGGCGGCGATGCACGGCGAAAAGCTTCCGATCCTGAACGTACTGCAGCAAAAGATCGCCTTCGCCGACCGCAATGGTGCGGTCGACCGCCGGCTGCCCTTCTCCATCGACCTCGACGGTCAATCTCTCGCCTGGTCCGATGACGAGCGAGAGGCGCTTGCGGCCGCGCCTGAATTTGCGCGGCTGCTGGAGCCGATGCCAGGCAGCATCCACTGCCGGCCCGATGGCGGCGACCACGGCGACTGGATCAAGCTCGGCTGGGCATTCAACCACGAGCCGAGCGAGCCGGTTCGCGAACCGGAACTCAATCCCCACTTCCCGGAGATCGTTCTGCGCGCAGCTAGTCGGCTTCAACCCGCTCTCAGGCAATATCTTGGCGCCTTGCCGCGAGACCGCGTGCATTACGGCGGCTACTATCCGATGACTAAAGAAAATTGGCCGCTGATCGGCGCGGCACGGACGCCCGGGGTGTTCCTTGCAACCGCGCTGTCGGGATTTGGTACCATGTCGGCATGCGCTGCGGGTGATCTCTGCGCACGCGCTGTCGTGGGCGCCCCCGCCCCGTCATTTGCCAATGTCCTTTCGCTCGCGAGATATCAGGACGAGGCCCTGATGGACGAACTCAGGCGCAGCGACAGCCGCGGCTTGCTTTAATCCGGCTCGTTGCTCACGCCGCCGCGTTGCCTTCCCACTGCGCTGCGGCGGCCTTGTCGTCGGCGCGTTCCGCATTGCAGGCGTCGAAATGCGCCTTGAGTTCCGTTTCGGCGAGATGTTCGAAATGCTCGGCCTGGCCGAGGAGATCCCAGCTCTGCAGCGGGCGGTAGGCCGCCTGCTGACGGCAGAGGGACGCCAGTGCCCGGTAACGACGGACGTTCTCCATGAGAATCTCCCTCCCACTCATGTCCGGCTTATTCCTCCGGATTACGTCAGGGACATTGCGGTTGTGCGAAACATTTGCTGCGCACGCCTGCTGTTTCGGCTGACGGTTAACATGAACATCAGCGAAGCCGCTTTGCTTTGCGTCAAACCCGCGAAAGTTTACGCAGCGCGGACTCAATGCCGATGGAGCGACAAAGGTTGCGCTGTGTGGCGCAGGTCACAGCCCGATCACGTGTCCCGGCGTATATGTTTCCGCGTATGGCCGCAAACAAGGTAACGGCGGTACACATGGGTCGCCGCATCAGCGGAAGCCCGACTACTCACCGAGCCGCTAGGCGATCGACCGGCGGCTCTTTCGTTTTGCGCAATGGGTCAGCCGTAGCGACGGTGTTCCACGGTCGCGCCGATGACATCCAGATACCGTTCGATCAGATCGGGACGGCCAACGAGATAACCCTGCATCTCCTCGCAGGCTTCGCGGGCAAGGAACGCCCGCTGGGCCTCCGTCTCCACGCCTTCCGCCACCACGGGAATGTTGAGCGCGTGGGCAAGCCCGAGCACTGCGCGCACGATCTCCGTCGACTGCGGCGTACTTTCGAGATTTGAGATGAAGCTGCGGTCGATCTTGATCTTGTCGAACGGAAACGACTGGAGGTAGGACAGCGAGGAATAGCCGGTGCCGAAATCGTCCATGGCGATGCGGATACCGAGCGCCTTCAGCCGTCGCAGCAGGTTGAGCGCGCCGGTGAAATCGCCGATCAGCACCCCTTCCGTGATCTCGACCTCGAGCCGCGTCGGAGCAAGACCGGTCTCCATCAGGATCTGGTGGATCGTGCCCTGGAGATCGCCGGCCTGGAACTGACACGGCGACAAATTGACCGCGACCTGAAGAGGCCTCGGCCAGGAGGCCGCCTCCCGGCAGGCCTCGCGCAGCACCCATTCGCCGATCGGGATGATCGAACCCGCTTCCTCGGCCAGCGGGATAAACTGGTCCGGCGGCACGAAGCCGCGCGTTGGATGCTGCCAGCGCAGAAGCGCCTCGAAGCCGACGATCTCGCCGTCCATCTTCGCCTGCGGCTGGAAGTGGGCCATGAACTGGTTCTGCTCCAGCGCCTGCCGCAGGTCGTGCTGCAGCAGCCGGCGATCGCGCAGCTCCTGGTCCATCTCGGTTTCGAAGAAGCGCACCGTGCCCCTGCCCTCGCGCTTGGCGCGGTAGAGCGCGGAGTCGGCGTTGGCGAGCAAGGTGCCGGCATCGAAGCCATCGTGCGGGTAGAGCGCGATTCCGACGCTCAGGCCGACATGAAGCAGATAGTCGTCGATTTCGAGTTGCCGATCGTCTCGACCAGCCGTTCGGCCAGCGCAAGCACCTCGTCGCGCGAAACATCATCGTCCATCAGGATCATGAACTCGTCGCCGCCAATGCGGGCGACGAAGGCGCCGTCCGCCTCGGCTCTGAGCCGGTCGCCCGCGGCGCGCATCAGCATATCGCCGACGGGATGGCCGAATACGTCGTTGACTTCCTTGAAGCGGTCGAGATCGAGGCTGAGCACGGCGAAGCTGGTACACGCGTCCTGCGCCCGCGTCAGCCGCTCGGCCAAGGCCTCATTGAAGGCGCTGCGGTTGGGCAGATCGGTCAGCGCATCGTGATGCGCGAGATGGCTGATCCGCGCCTGGTTGGCGATCCGCTCGGTGACGTCCTCGATCACGCCGACCAGATATTGCGGGGCGCCTGCGGCATCCGTGATCAGTAACTTGCGCGAATTGACCACCCGGTCGTGGCCCTTGACGCCGACCTCGAGCAGATGGTCCTCGAGAAACATCGGCGCGCCACCATCGACCACGCGACGGTCCTGCTCGGTGACGACGCGGGCAACGTCTTCGGGAAAGATCTCCTCCGGCGTCCTGCCGAGCATCTGCTCGCGCGGCAGGCCGTAATATTCTTCGCCGGCACGATTGAGCAGGATGTATCGCGAGTCCCTCGCGTCCTTGGCGAATACCGCGATCGGGATGTTCTCGATGATGGTGTCGAGGAATTCGCGGGTGCGCAGCAGATCCTGTTCCGCCCGATCGTGCGTCTGCGCGAGTTCTTCGCTCATGCGCCGCTGGCTGCGGTCGTTCTCCTCATAGGCCGCATTGACGAGCTCGCCGAGCCTGTCCAGGTCGATCTGACCGGTGTCGTCGACGGATAACCGCAATTGTTCGGCGAGAAGACGATGCATGCTCACACCGCCGTCTCCGGCGAGCAGCGTGCATTCCGGTCATGACCTTGAATTGGCATCCCACGCCTCTCGGCTTTCCAGCGGCAGATTGAAGCGCGGTGCATTGCACGCACGTTAATCTGCACTCTGGAATCCGGGCTTTGGTTACCCCGGACCCGAAGGCGACTGCCACTTTCTAGGCATTCTCCGTAGAACCACGGAGCGATGAGACCGCCCTTCGGGCTAACGGACGAGCTCGCCCTCGTCAGCACGCGTTGTCGCCGAACTATAGTTCCGCGTTGGAACACGGCCTCCCTCTGCCGCGACACGGATCGCGGCGATATTGTTGGCGTAGTCGGCACTGCTGTTGCCGCGGAACACGGCGGAGCCCGCGACCAGCGTATCGGCACCGGCCGCGGCAACGATCGCCGCATTGTCGCGGGTGACGCCGCCATCGACCTCGAGCCGGATCGGTCGATCGCCGATCATGGCACGGATGCGCTGGATCTTCTCGATCTGCGATCCCAGAAAGGACTGGCCGCCAAAACCGGGATTGACGGTCATGACGAGAATCAGATCGACGCGGTCGAGCACATAGTCGAGCGCGCTCTCCGGCGTTGCCGGACACAGGCTGACGCCGGCCTTCTTGCCGAGCGCGCGGATCGCCTGCAGCGAGCGATCGAGATGCGGCCCCGCTTCGGCATGCACGGTGATGATGTCGGCACCGGCTTTTGCAAAGGCTTCGAGATAGGGATCGACCGGCGCGATCATCAGGTGGACATCGAATGTCTTCGTGGTGAAGGGCCTGACAGCCTTGATCACGTCGGCGCCAAAACTGATGTTCGGCACAAAGTGGCCATCCATCACGTCGCAATGGATCCAGTCTGCACCGGCGGCGTCGATTGCGGCGATCTCCTCGCCGAGCCGGGCAAAGTTTGCGGCCAGGATCGAGGGCGCAATCACGATCTCCTTGGTCATGGTTTTGATCCCCTCATTGCATCTGCCCCGCCGGCGAACACGCGGCTCGCCAGCACGTCAGCGGATTCGATGGTCTCGAGATCGGCGACATCGAGCATGCGGTCGAGATCGGATACCAGGCGATCGGCCTGCCGCAGCCGGATGCGATCGACCGCGTTGCGGATCGAGCGCGCATTGGAAAAGAACGGCTGCGTCCGGCGCAGCGCGATGTATCTTTCAAACGCTTCGCGCGCCTGGCTCGAGAAACGATAGCCGCACTCCCTCAGCATCAGTTCCGAGATGAACAGCAGCTCGGCTTCCGAATAATCGGGGAATTCGATGTGGTGGGCGATGCGCGAGCGGAAGCCGGGATTGGAGGCAAAGAAGCTCGTCATCCGCTCGCCATAGCCGGCGAGGATGACGACGAGGTCCTCGCGCTGGTTCTCCATGACCTGAAGCAGGATCTCGATCGCCTCCTGGCCGTAGTCGCGCTCGTTGTCGGGCCGGTGCAGGTAGTAGGCCTCGTCGATGAACAGCACGCCGCCCATCGCCTTCTTCAATATCTCCTTCGTCTTCGGCGCGGTGTGACCGATATATTGCCCAACGAGATCGTCGCGCGTCACCGAGATCACCTGCCCGCGCCGCACGAAGCCGAGCCCGTGCAGGATCTTTGCCATGCGGAGCGCAACTGTGGTTTTGCCGGTGCCGGGATTGCCGGTGAAGGACATGTGCAGCGTCGGCGGTGCGGAGACGAGGCCCGCCCGCTGCCGGATGCGCTCGATCAGCAGCAGCGACGCGATCTGGCGTACCCGGCTCTTCACCGGTTTGAGCCCGATCAGCTCCTGCTCGAGCTGTTGCAGTGTCTCGGTAATCCCGGCGGCCTCGGCCTCCTTGCGCAGGTCGAAGGCGGTTTCGCTGGTTTCGGTCGACGTCGCGTGGGGCACATCAAGCATGGGCCGTCCCTGAGAAAAAGGCTTCGCCGCGGAGGGAGGCGGCGAAGCAGTGGTCCGCCAAGGATGCGGAGCTGGGAGAGCTCCGCGCGGAGAACGGGCATGCGCTACGGCGCAGCCGGTGCGGTCTGCTTGCGCACCGTGGTGTAGCGGATGGCGCGGCCGGCAACCTCCTGCCGGACCAGCTCGAACTCGGCCTCACGCGGCGGCCGGTTGACCAGGAAGGAGATCCGCACCGACTCCCAGCCATGGCTGGAGTCGAAACCGCTGATGCGGATGTATTTGTCGCCATAGACCCTGCGGCATTCGGCGAGCTCCATCATGACGCCGGCGGCATCCTGGAGATCGAACATCGGCAGGCCCCACATCTCCCAATAGGTGTTGCGGGGATGCGGATCGTCGGTGAACTCGATATTCACCGCCCAGTTGTTGGCCAGACAGTACTGCACCTGCCTGGTGATCTGCTCGTCGGTGAGATCGGGCAGGAAGGAAAAGCAGCCTTGTGTGAGTTTCATGTTGCGTCTCCCTAGACGGTTTCCAGTGCCGTCGGCACGAAGTCCGGCGTGTCGGTGGATTGATAGTTGAAGGTGACGTCCTTCCAGACCTCGAGCGCGGCCTTCAGCGGCGTGCAGGTCTGGGCGGCCTTTGCCAAAATCTCCGGACCCTCGTGGACATAGTCGCGGCCCTCGTTGCGGGCGAGGATCATCGCTTCCAACGCCACGCGGTTGGCGATCGCGCCGGCCGCAATGCCCATGGGGTGGCCGATCGTGCCGCCGCCGAATTGCAGCACGACGTCCTCGCCGAGCAGGTCGATCAGCTGGTGCATCTGGCCGGCATGAATGCCGCCGGAGGCCACCGGCATCATCTTGTTGAGGCTCGCCCAGGGCTGGTCGAAGAACAGGCCATGCTCGAGCTTCATCGGGTTAAAATCCTCGCGGCAGACGTCGTAATAGCCGCGCGTGGTGTTGGGATCGCCCTCGAGCTTGCCGACCACGGTGCCGGCATGGATGTGGTCGACGCCGGCAAGGCGCATCCATTTGGCGATGACGCGGAACGACACGCCGTGGCTCTTCTGTCGCGTATAGGTCGAGTGGCCGGCGCGATGCAGATGCAGGATCATGTCGTTGCGCCGCGCCCATTTCGCCATGGACTGGATCGCGGTGTAGCCGATCACGAGGTCGATCATGACGATGCAGGACCCGAGCTCTTTCGCGAACTCCGCGCGCTCGTACATGTCCTCCATCGTTCCCGCTGTCACGTTCAGGTAAGTGCCTTTCACTTCACCTGAGGCAGCCTGAGCGCGGTTGACGGCCTCCATGCAGTACAGGAAACGGTCGCGCCAGTGCATGAAGGGCTGCGAGTTGATGTTCTCGTCGTCCTTGGTGAAGTCGAGCCCGCCCTTCAGCGCCTCATAGACCACGCGGCCGTAGTTGCGACCGGAGAGACCGAGCTTCGGCTTCACCGTCGCGCCCAGCAGCGGCCGACCGAACTTGTCGAGCCGCTCGCGCTCGACGACGATGCCGGTCGCCGGTCCCTGGAACGTCTTCACATAGGCGACCGGGAAGCGCATGTCGTCGAGCCGCAGTGCCTTCAGCGGCTTGAAGCCGAAGACGTTGCCGATGATCGAGGCCGACAGGTTCGCGATCGAGCCC from Bradyrhizobium arachidis carries:
- a CDS encoding GntR family transcriptional regulator — encoded protein: MGVGIAAKIRSTGGHGSTPDSVRDALRLAISSGELAPGLQLRQDELAERFGTSRIPVREALRQLEAEGFVTFLPNRGAVVSDMSIDEVIELLEIRIALECHALRLAIPAMSEIDLDEARKLLSSYDKAPDPEQWGTFNWRFHKMLYAPCNSPRLLAMIDANYGHVSRFTRALVSRATGKERPQREHYQLLEFSRDGEVEKAVRLLRDHIVQTQKTLRSAQRHALRGTEG
- the cbbX gene encoding CbbX protein — translated: MLDVPHATSTETSETAFDLRKEAEAAGITETLQQLEQELIGLKPVKSRVRQIASLLLIERIRQRAGLVSAPPTLHMSFTGNPGTGKTTVALRMAKILHGLGFVRRGQVISVTRDDLVGQYIGHTAPKTKEILKKAMGGVLFIDEAYYLHRPDNERDYGQEAIEILLQVMENQREDLVVILAGYGERMTSFFASNPGFRSRIAHHIEFPDYSEAELLFISELMLRECGYRFSSQAREAFERYIALRRTQPFFSNARSIRNAVDRIRLRQADRLVSDLDRMLDVADLETIESADVLASRVFAGGADAMRGSKP
- a CDS encoding ribulose bisphosphate carboxylase small subunit; this translates as MKLTQGCFSFLPDLTDEQITRQVQYCLANNWAVNIEFTDDPHPRNTYWEMWGLPMFDLQDAAGVMMELAECRRVYGDKYIRISGFDSSHGWESVRISFLVNRPPREAEFELVRQEVAGRAIRYTTVRKQTAPAAP
- a CDS encoding amino acid ABC transporter substrate-binding protein; protein product: MKGLFYSLVAATVLVAPVQAQSPGGTLAKIKETGEIRLGHRDVSVPFSYLDDNQKPIGFAMDLCTRIVDAVKVELKLPSIQTKLQPIQLSTQIPLIQNGTIDIVCGPATNTLERQKVVAFSDTIFVSSIRAVVRKDAPIKAFEDLNEKPVSLTTGSTSIALLASRAQEKKFQTKNVLSADHAASFLALTTGRSEAFVMDDILLASLIANSAKPDDWRIIDDSLRTEPYGLIIRKDDPEFKELVDRTLVAMMQGKEFGELYAKWFMTPIPPKNVNLKFPMTAPLKDAVTNPNDKGV
- a CDS encoding FAD-binding oxidoreductase, with the translated sequence MKANDVEILVIGAGIAGIATAYFLAVEQKRSRLLIVDEGQPMALTSAQSGENYRNWWPHPTMAAFTDHSTDLMEDIARRTDNRFNMTRRGYFLATRDEKPEELLQQLFAGYGASASRLIRMHEGSGKGYSPPTSADWQTAPDGVDVLLGRELIQKYYPMFDKEVATGLHIRRAGDISGQQLGQYMLETMRPLGVRFQQAKVLGIAKTDRFAVDIIDGGTRQTVKADIIVNAAGPFAAHVAAMHGEKLPILNVLQQKIAFADRNGAVDRRLPFSIDLDGQSLAWSDDEREALAAAPEFARLLEPMPGSIHCRPDGGDHGDWIKLGWAFNHEPSEPVREPELNPHFPEIVLRAASRLQPALRQYLGALPRDRVHYGGYYPMTKENWPLIGAARTPGVFLATALSGFGTMSACAAGDLCARAVVGAPAPSFANVLSLARYQDEALMDELRRSDSRGLL
- a CDS encoding GGDEF domain-containing protein, translating into MHRLLAEQLRLSVDDTGQIDLDRLGELVNAAYEENDRSQRRMSEELAQTHDRAEQDLLRTREFLDTIIENIPIAVFAKDARDSRYILLNRAGEEYYGLPREQMLGRTPEEIFPEDVARVVTEQDRRVVDGGAPMFLEDHLLEVGVKGHDRVVNSRKLLITDAAGAPQYLVGVIEDVTERIANQARISHLAHHDALTDLPNRSAFNEALAERLTRAQDACTSFAVLSLDLDRFKEVNDVFGHPVGDMLMRAAGDRLRAEADGAFVARIGGDEFMILMDDDVSRDEVLALAERLVETIGNSKSTTICFMSA
- a CDS encoding bifunctional diguanylate cyclase/phosphodiesterase translates to MLANADSALYRAKREGRGTVRFFETEMDQELRDRRLLQHDLRQALEQNQFMAHFQPQAKMDGEIVGFEALLRWQHPTRGFVPPDQFIPLAEEAGSIIPIGEWVLREACREAASWPRPLQVAVNLSPCQFQAGDLQGTIHQILMETGLAPTRLEVEITEGVLIGDFTGALNLLRRLKALGIRIAMDDFGTGYSSLSYLQSFPFDKIKIDRSFISNLESTPQSTEIVRAVLGLAHALNIPVVAEGVETEAQRAFLAREACEEMQGYLVGRPDLIERYLDVIGATVEHRRYG
- a CDS encoding form I ribulose bisphosphate carboxylase large subunit — translated: MNAHAGTVRGKERYRSGVMEYKRMGYWEPDYVPKDTDVIALFRVTPQEGVDPIEASAAVAGESSTATWTVVWTDRLTAAEKYRAKCYRVDPVPGTPGSYFAYIAYDLDLFEPGSIANLSASIIGNVFGFKPLKALRLDDMRFPVAYVKTFQGPATGIVVERERLDKFGRPLLGATVKPKLGLSGRNYGRVVYEALKGGLDFTKDDENINSQPFMHWRDRFLYCMEAVNRAQAASGEVKGTYLNVTAGTMEDMYERAEFAKELGSCIVMIDLVIGYTAIQSMAKWARRNDMILHLHRAGHSTYTRQKSHGVSFRVIAKWMRLAGVDHIHAGTVVGKLEGDPNTTRGYYDVCREDFNPMKLEHGLFFDQPWASLNKMMPVASGGIHAGQMHQLIDLLGEDVVLQFGGGTIGHPMGIAAGAIANRVALEAMILARNEGRDYVHEGPEILAKAAQTCTPLKAALEVWKDVTFNYQSTDTPDFVPTALETV
- the rpe gene encoding ribulose-phosphate 3-epimerase translates to MTKEIVIAPSILAANFARLGEEIAAIDAAGADWIHCDVMDGHFVPNISFGADVIKAVRPFTTKTFDVHLMIAPVDPYLEAFAKAGADIITVHAEAGPHLDRSLQAIRALGKKAGVSLCPATPESALDYVLDRVDLILVMTVNPGFGGQSFLGSQIEKIQRIRAMIGDRPIRLEVDGGVTRDNAAIVAAAGADTLVAGSAVFRGNSSADYANNIAAIRVAAEGGRVPTRNYSSATTRADEGELVR